A section of the Sphaerodactylus townsendi isolate TG3544 linkage group LG11, MPM_Stown_v2.3, whole genome shotgun sequence genome encodes:
- the LOC125441169 gene encoding gastrula zinc finger protein XlCGF57.1-like isoform X3: protein MEPGTPAQPQVTFEDVAVYFSTAEWASLEEWQRGLYRTVMVENYPAMLPLGRLSVKPEIICRIEQGREPCVRESSKPCRRRKPLNQWLGDEIRMVGEEEGEGPGTILRIPARRKRKKKDRSAGMEKRVTRASNAPAQALPRVTLKMNPPKCPECGKRFFSNVAMTIHIRSHTGERPFRCHLCPKAFPSRGDLKRHVKRHMPQSPPAAASKSPPAKGKRSVAAKLQLLRHLQCTPGPKKPHTCAQCGKSFDTKASLRKHEGTHSAERPFACLECGRRFRLKQILVSHMKSHVKERPFACAQCGKCFAQERNVRNHQRVHTGEKPFSCTACGKRFGYKQPLLKHLRLHTGERPFSCPECGKSFRDKATLVIHNRMHTGERPYRCAFCGKTCRQKQHLNSHLRVHRGEKLPSEGGTGRALQEKPYACPTCEKRFRDRKIMLAHQKTHEDEQPPRSGPLLGRAAPSQGEAKSAGKGAGASRKVPPASLDAKAPLVCPDCGSSFSQQKYLTLHRRSHR from the exons GCCGCTTGTCAGTCAAGCCCGAGATCATCTGCCGAATCGAGCAGGGGCGGGAGCCGTGCGTCAGAGAGAGCTCGAAGCCCTGCAGACGGAGGAAGCCCCTGAACCAGTGGCTGG GAGATGAAATTCGGATGGTGGgcgaggaggaaggggaagggccgGGCACGATCCTGCGAATCCCGGCCCGAcgcaagagaaagaagaaggaccGCTCTGCAGGGATGGAAAAGCGGGTGACCCGAGCATCGAACGCCCCTGCCCAGGCTCTGCCCCGCGTGACGCTGAAGATGAACCCGCCCAAGTGCCCGGAGTGCGGCAAACGCTTCTTCAGCAACGTGGCCATGACCATCCACATCCGGTCCCACACCGGGGAGCGCCCCTTCAGGTGCCACCTGTGCCCCaaggccttcccttccagagGGGACCTGAAGCGCCACGTCAAGCGGCACATGCCTCAGAGCCCACCTGCCGCTGCAAGCAAGAGCCCCCCCGCCAAGGGCAAGAGGAGCGTGGCCGCCAAGCTGCAGCTCCTGCGCCACCTGCAGTGCACCCCGGGGCCCAAGAAGCCCCACACCTGTGCCCAGTGCGGGAAGAGCTTCGACACGAAGGCGAGCTTGCGGAAGCACGAGGGGACGCACTCAGCCGAGCGGCCCTTCGCCTGCCTGGAGTGCGGGCGCCGCTTCCGGCTCAAGCAGATCTTGGTGTCTCACATGAAGTCGCACGTCAAGGAGCGGCCCTTCGCCTGCGCCCAGTGTGGGAAATGCTTCGCCCAGGAGCGCAACGTCCGGAATCACCAGCGGGTCCACACGGGCGAGAAGCCCTTCTCATGCACGGCCTGCGGGAAGCGCTTCGGCTACAAGCAGCCCCTTCTCAAGCACCTGCGCCTCCACACCGGGGAGCGGCCCTTTTCCTGCCCCGAGTGCGGGAAGTCCTTTCGGGACAAGGCCACGCTGGTCATCCACAACCGGATGCACACCGGGGAGCGGCCCTACCGCTGCGCCTTCTGTGGCAAGACCTGCCGGCAGAAGCAGCACCTGAACAGCCACCTGCGAGTCCACCGTGGGGAGAAGCTGCCCTCCGAGGGGGGCACGGGCCGCGCTCTGCAGGAGAAGCCCTACGCGTGCCCCACCTGCGAGAAGCGGTTCCGAGACAGGAAGATCATGCTGGCCCACCAGAAGACCCACGAGGACGAGCAGCCACCGAGGAGCGGCCCCCTTCTTGGCAGAGCTGCCCCGTCCCAGGGAGAAGCAAAATCCGCGGGCAAAGGAGCAGGCGCCAGCCGGAAGGTCCCGCCGGCCTCTCTGGATGCAAAGGCCCCCCTGGTGTGCCCGGACTGCGGCAGCAGCTTCAGCCAGCAGAAGTATCTCACCCTGCACCGCAGGAGCCACAGGTGA